A genome region from Penicillium psychrofluorescens genome assembly, chromosome: 3 includes the following:
- a CDS encoding uncharacterized protein (ID:PFLUO_004306-T1.cds;~source:funannotate), with the protein MVSSANVDPGVNKRPPTSRSILTIYCDDNWEKDSEDYFAQTVNKVKDKKWGNVDMNFFHAFFSLSRYDRLKLATQVEEPYDEGVTAREFQMVRRMIWSDEDYHGTDATAVYHELTHVWWIGQTNTEPGSRCDIEETYGLYDCAERAWNEGNPIPNNIEVNWNADTPSTEIFVRTLDLADVNIMSPRWQTIRLLHGVRAIVGGQGPSLVLIPGWPQTAEAFSDLFEHLSNHYRFFALDPPGLGDSLPPINGYDTGNVSKIMAEAIHDVLKDESYHLIGHDVGGWIAYPWAAQYPLRIKSLSILDASVPGFMPALQFPLPRETNMRLWQFSFNALPELPEILTRGRERELLTWFFNLKTAHADGLPKDQLERYIQSYSRPEAMSRGFEYYRAFGTSATQNLEFAKTPLDIPVLALGGASSVGSGMISLVQNFATKVSGGTIDDCGHFLPEEQPSAVAQKLLEFFETIPTE; encoded by the exons ATGGTCAGCAGTGCCAACGTAGATCCTGGAGTAAATAAGCGCCCACCGACATCAAGGTCAATCCTCACCATATACTGCGACGATAACTGGGAGAAGGATAGCGAAGATTACTTTGCTCAGACAGTCAACAAAGTGAAAGATAAAAAGTGGGGAAATGTGGACATGAACTTCTTCCATGCATTCTTTTCCCTTTCACGATATGATAGATTGAAACTGGCAACACAGGTAGAGGAGCCTTACGATGAAGGAGTGACTGCTCGGGAATTCCAGATGGTTCGGCGGATGATATGGTCAGATGAAGACTACCATGGCACTGATG CGACCGCTGTTTACCATGAACTCACTCATGTGTGGTGGATTGGCCAAACAAATACAGAACCAGGCAGCAGATGCGACATTGAAGAGACATACGGTCTCTACGACTGTGCAGAGCGTGCTTGGAATGAGGGCAACCCGATTCCAAACAATATTGAGGTCAATTGGAATGCCGATAC CCCATCCACCGAAATCTTCGTCCGCACACTAGACCTAGCGGACGTGAACATTATGTCTCCACGATGGCAAACTATACGTCTCCTACACGGCGTCCGCGCCATAGTTGGCGGCCAGGGCCCCTCTTTGGTTCTCATCCCAGGGTGGCCACAAACAGCAGAGGCATTCAGCGACCTCTTCGAACACCTTTCGAACCACTATCGATTTTTTGCTCTCGACCCCCCCGGATTGGGCGACTCGCTTCCTCCGATCAATGGCTACGATACTGGAAATGTGAGCAAAATCATGGCAGAAGCCATTCACGACGTCTTGAAAGATGAATCATACCATCTGATTGGCCACGACGTGGGTGGATGGATCGCTTATCCTTGGGCGGCTCAATATCCATTGAGAATCAAATCGCTCAGTATTCTGGATGCGTCAGTGCCGGGTTTCATGCCTGCGCTTCAATTTCCGTTGCCTCGCGAGACCAACATGCGTCTTTGGCAATTTTCATTCAATGCGCTTCCCGAACTCCCTGAAATACTCACTCGCGGTCGTGAACGGGAGCTATTGACCTGGTTTTTCAATTTGAAGACAGCCCATGCGGATGGTTTACCCAAAGATCAACTTGAACGCTATATTCAATCCTATTCAAGGCCAGAGGCTATGAGTCGGGGGTTCGAATATTATCGAGCTTTTGGAACAAGTGCTACGCAGAATTTGGAATTTGCGAAGACACCGCTTGATATTCCTGTCCTAGCTCTAGGCGGGGCCAGCTCAGTCGGCTCGGGTATGATTAGCTTGGTCCAGAACTTCGCAACTAAAGTCTCTGGGGGCACCATCGATGATTGTGGCCACTTTCTCCCCGAAGAGCAACCGTCTGCTGTCGCGCAGAAACTGCTGGAATTTTTCGAGACAATCCCAACAGAGTGA